A genomic segment from Spinacia oleracea cultivar Varoflay chromosome 3, BTI_SOV_V1, whole genome shotgun sequence encodes:
- the LOC110783569 gene encoding vacuolar protein sorting-associated protein 26A: protein MNYILGAFKPACHISITFADEKNRKKVPIKKENGQTVMVPLFQSQENIVGKISVEPVQGKKIEHNGIKVELLGQIEMYFDRGNFYDFTSLVRELDVPGEIYERKSYPFEFSTVEMPYEAYNGVNVRLRYVLKVTISRGYAGSIIEYHDFVVRNYSPLPSINNSIKMEVGIEDCLHIEFEYNKSKYHLKDVIIGKIYFLLVRIKIKNMDLEIRRRESTGSGANTHVETETLAKFELMDGAPVRGESIPIRLFLSPYELTPTHRNINNKFSVKYYLNLVLVDEEDRRYFKQQEITLYRLAENSS from the exons ATG aATTACATCCTCGGAGCATTCAAACCTGCCTGTCATATTTCGATTACATTCGCAGATGAAAAGAATCGAAAGAAG GTTCCAATCAAGAAAGAAAATGGTCAAACTGTCATGGTTCCGCTCTTCCAAAGTCAAGAGAACATCGTTGGCAAG ATATCAGTAGAGCCCGTTCAAGGGAAGAAAATTGAGCACAATGGCATTAAAGTGGAGCTTCTTGGCCAAATAG agaTGTATTTTGACAGGGGGAACTTCTATGACTTTACCTCTCTAG TTCGTGAATTAGATGTCCCTGGTGAAATATATGAAAGAAAAAGTTATCCCTTCGAGTTTTCCACCGTTGAAATGCCATATGAAGCATATAATGGAGTGAATGTGAGACTGAG GTATGTTCTCAAAGTAACAATCAGCCGTGGTTATGCTGGAAGTATAATAGAGTACCATGATTTTGTG GTTCGCAACTATTCTCCACTACCGTCAATTAATAATAGCATCAAG ATGGAAGTTGGAATCGAGGATTGCCTACATATTGAGTTTGAATATAATAAAAGCAA GTACCATTTGAAGGATGTTATCATAggaaaaatttattttcttcttgtaAGAATCAAGATAAAGAATATGGATCTTGAGATAAGGCGCCGCGAGTCCACTGGTTCAGGTGCAAACACTCATGTTGAAACTGAGACACTTGCCAAATTTGAGTTGATGGATGGGGCACCAGTCAGAG GTGAATCGATTCCTATAAGACTGTTCCTAAGTCCATATGAGCTGACGCCTACACATCGTAACATCAATAACAAATTTAGTGTCAAATATTACCTTAACCTTGTTCTTGTTGATGAAGAGGATCGTCGGTATTTCAAGCAACAGGAAATCACATTATACCGCCTTGCTGAGAACTCTAGTTAG
- the LOC130469742 gene encoding uncharacterized protein: MTTEEMTLAEMKAAYEKAQAELAQERASIENLQKELKSVKSTKYQSRYKPGAKPKKLIFEMTDDSEDLSDGEEPHGKEDEATLDPVTKRLNKMETHMKKRCSLMMKLMTKLPGAPTPVETEPTDGYAASPFCEAIARVTVPHQLRLPTWTTLYDGTSDPYRHVNFYKQRMWQIGIPYDLVEPVMCKSFGGTLDGAALEWLMNITPGSIFCLSDLINAFYQQFASSRQLEKQTSDLYRLVQRPTESVRDYFNRFNCEKISIKNCDVRTAIEAFKRGLVPNSELYRELTKYPCATFEEVRSRATAQMRIEDDEITRMVSQRPAGGSSDRRNERVVYPPISEYGFNVDIGGVVNALQSVGGTVRWPKKSDRPDSTKDMSRWCDFHRDNGHTTEECISLKKEVAYLLKRGHLKDLLSDKGKETYNKDSNSQPNPAPSGDRPAPPTFEKVVNVISGGSDICGLTSSAAKKINRGESEAVKEGQTEDEVALDKSLAAMIITFDDSDSTDIIQEHHDGLVISLPIGNALIKRILIDNSSSANVLFLEALQEMGLDEKSIIRRSTVLVGFSGESLRTVGEISLPTYAEGVNVMTKFNVVDCPSAYNVILGRPWIHKMKAVPSTYHQSIKFPTKWGVMEIKGQQRDAKKCYETALKPSKSSI; this comes from the exons ATGACTACTGAAGAGATGACGCTCGCAGAGATGAAAGCGGCCTACGAGAAGGCCCAAGCAGAGCTGGCCCAAGAAAGGGCCTCCATTGAAAACCTCCAGAAGGAGCTCAAATCCGTGAAAAGTACCAAGTATCAATCGCGTTACAAGCCAGGTGCAAAACCGAAGAAGTTGATATTCGAGATGACTGACGACTCTGAGGACCTGTCCGACGGCGAGGAGCCACATGGGAAAGAGGATGAAGCAACACTGGACCCCGTCACCAAGCGCCTAAATAAGATGGAAACTCACATGAAGAAGCGATGCTCGTTGATGATGAAGCTGATGACCAAACTGCCGGGGGCACCCACGCCCGTGGAAACCGAACCGACCGACGGGTATGCAGCATCGCCGTTCTGTGAAGCGATCGCTAGAGTGACGGTACCACACCAGCTCCGACTCCCTACCTGGACCACCCTGTACGACGGAACGTCTGATCCGTATAGACACGTCAACTTCTACAAGCAGCGAATGTGGCAGATCGGCATCCCCTACGACCTGGTCGAGCCCGTCATGTGCAAATCCTTCGGAGGAACCCTCGATGGAGCAGCCCTGGAATGGCTCATGAACATAACACCTGGATCTATCTTCTGCCTGTCCGACCTCATCAACGCCTTCTACCAACAATTCGCCAGCAGTCGCCAGTTGGAGAAACAAACAAGTGACCTCTATCGGTTGGTCCAAAGACCTaccgagtcggtacgcgattattttaaccgttttaattgtgaGAAAATTAGTATAAAAAACTGTGATGTCAGGACAGCCATCGAAGCATTCAAGAGAGGTCTCGTCCCCAACTCGGAGCTGTACCGGGAACTAACCAAATATCCCTGTGCAACCTTCGAAGAGGTCAGATCGAGGGCCACTGCCCAGATGCGGATTGAAGACGACGAGATTACACGAATGGTTTCTCAGCGACCAGCAGGGGGCAGCAGCGACAGGAG GAATGAACGGGTCGTTTATCCCCCCATCTCCGAGTATGGCTTCAACGTTGACATCGGAGGCGTGGTGAACGCCCTTCAAAGTGTAGGTGGTACCGTCAGATGGCCTAAGAAGAGCGACAGACCAGACTCTACAAAGGACATGAGCAGGTGGTGCGACTTCCACCGCGACAATGGCCACACAACCGAGGAATGCATCTCCCTCAAAAAGGAGGTGGCGTATCTATTGAAAAGAGGCCACCTGAAGGACCTACTGAGCGACAAAGGAAAGGAGACGTACAACAAGGATAGCAACTCCCAACCCAACCCAGCACCAAGCGGCGACCGACCGGCCCCGCCCACGTTCGAAAAAGTGGTAAACGTTATTTCTGGTGGTTCAGATATATGTGGACTAACTtcttctgcagctaaaaaaATCAACAGGGGCGAATCTGAAGCCGTCAAAGAGGGGCAGACCGAAGACGAAGTAGCACTCGACAAGTCATTAGCAGCGATGATAATAACCTTCGACGACTCAGATTCAACCGACATAATACAGGAACATCATGACGGGCTAGTCATATCGCTCCCAATAGGCAACGCTCTCATCAAAAGGATATTGATCGACAACAGCAGTTCAGCAAACGTATTGTTCCTAGAGGCTCTGCAAGAAATGGGACTAGACGAAAAGAGTATAATCAGAAGGTCgacagtcctagtaggattcagtGGAGAATCGCTACGAACAGTAGGAGAGATATCGCTGCCTACGTATGCAGAAGGTGTTAATGTGATGACCAAGTTCAACGTCGTCGACTGCCCATCAGCATACAACGTCATTTTGGGACGACCATGGATCCACAAGATGAAGGCGGTGCCGTCGACATACCACCAGTCAATCAAGTTCCCAACCAAATGGGGAgtcatggaaatcaaaggacAACAAAGGGACGCAAAGAAATGTTATGAAACGGCGCTGAAACCATCAAAGTCATccatctag